The sequence below is a genomic window from Papio anubis isolate 15944 chromosome X, Panubis1.0, whole genome shotgun sequence.
GGGTGTCTCTCTCAAAGCTCTTAAAAGGTAAAATGATTGCTGGCCGCATAGCATGGCACTTCCCCAGCATTTTGTGGGGCTTGAGGCCTGGGACAGTGTCTTAAACATCTCTTTGCCCCCAGCACCTGGCAAAGTGAAAGCAATGTGCAATCATGAACACAGAGCATTTCTGACGATGCATGGTAACATTTGTGgagacctatttttttttttttagatggggtctgtctctgtcacccatgctggagtgcagtggtgcaatcatggctcacagcaccttaacctcctggtctcaggtgatccacctcagtctcctgggtagctgacactacaggcgcacaccagcacacctgggtaatttctatattttttgtagagacggggctcagactgatctccaactcctgggctcaagtggtcctcccaccttggcctctcaaagtgttgggattacaaatgtgagacACTGCGTGTGGCCGGGAATCccagttttaaataataatgcaAATGGGACTATATGAGGTTGTCATCTGGTCTCCCTTCTGATTGTGGGGCTCTTCTGAAAGCCTAGGTACTTACAGCATCTGAGAGATACAAAAATAACTactttagtaaaatattttgtatttacagGGAAGTTATAAATAACAAAGCAATCTGACCCAGAAGATGAACGCCCAGCCCTTGCCAAAGCAGTGGAGCACTGCCAGCTGCAGGCTTCCTGACTGGTATTTAGAATGGTAGTGGCGAATGAAAGGAGCCTCTCATCACAGGAAGTGCTCCGGGAAGAGACAGAGCTCCAATTGTATCCAATTTTTTATCTCAAAAAAGTAACACAGACAAAAGGAGAGCAATGTGGGAAAATCCATCAAGAGTCAAGAGAGCACTCCTACATTCAGGTATAACAACTGGTGTTTATGCCCTATGCAGGGACTCCCAGTAACCATAGCAACCAGGGTATAGGATAGCAATCCAGTGCTGAATTTCTGCATTGTCTATTATTGTTTATTATGGGTCATGGGTAGGGAATTTGGCATTTAGTGTATTTTATGAAACATCCATTTGCAAAGTTGTCAAGGATTTTGCTGACTATAAGGATTCAGGGAGCCCAGTCTCTGTGTACTCTTGCTTGACGCCAGTTATGTGACATTTGGACCACTGCCAAAGGTCACCTGTTGTCCCTGCATGCATCACTGCTTCCTTCCCCGTCTAATTCAACATaacagccagagtgatccttcCTAAAAGGTGTTAAATCTCATCACCACAAACTCCCCAGcttcagtggcttcccatcaTGCTTTAAGAAACTCCCTAAATCCTTACCATGGCTGACCGACAAGAGCCCTCATGATGGCCTCTTTGACTGCATCTCTCATCCTTGTTCCCCTTGCTCACTGTGAGTTAGCTGCCGTGGACTCTTGCTGGAACTTGACTGCATCAGGCACTCTCCTGTCTCAGGGCCTCCCATTTGCTGTTTCtgtaaaagtgattttaaattaAAGAGTCTTGTCCAggcatggtaactcatgcctgtaataccagcactttgggaggctgagcactttgggaggattgcttgagcccaggagttcgaaaccagcctggcaacatgacgaaaccttgtctccacaaaaaatacaaaaattagctgggcatggtggcacgtgcctgcagtcccagctactcaaaggaGTGGGGatgctgaggttggaggatcactgagcccgggaggttgaggctgcagtgagttgagatggcaccactgcactccagccttagtgacagagcaagaacgtgtctattaccaaaaaaaaaaaaaaaaaaaaaaacaaacacaaaaaaaaaaactttaccctGCAGTCAATTTTAAAGAAAGTCCTTTCTTTTTAGGGGAAAGGACATAGGATGTGAAAGAATTACCTATAGGCAGCAAATGTAATGCTGTCTcattaaccaaaagaaaaacacacagatTACCATTTTCCTATTTCGAGTTGCAAAACTCACTaattaaagatgaaatgaaatgaggaagatcatgcagattttttttttttttttttttttttttttttttaggcagagtttcgcttgtcgcccaggctggagtgcaatggtgcgatctcagctcaccgcaacctctgcctcctgggttcaagcgattctcctgcctcagcctcccaagtagctagggttacagacacccaccatcatgcccagctaatttttgtatttttagtagagacggggtttcagcatgttggccaggctggtcttgatctcctgaccccaggcgatccgcccgcctcagcctcccaaaatgctggaattacaagcatgagccactgtgcccggtcagaccatgcagatttttatattttggagagTAAGGAAATTTCCATTTCAAGTACTTTTATTTGTCTGAACATTTAGTTTACCAAATtccaatataaataaaaactacacacatatacacaaacccCCAAAGCAAAACATAAACACTGACTTGAACTAATCAAATTTGGTTTTTATGTGCTGTGCTCTTTCGTAACCACTGAATAGTTTTTCAGATCATTCCAAGTCATATGAAACCACACTTTGTGAAACTTTTAAGTTTTAGATGCCCTTGCAAGTTAAGAACTAAACATGTTTCATCACAAAAAGCAGCCCTGGGAAGACACGGGGAGAAAGTATATCAAAATAGATTTCACACTTGATGGCATTGAACCGACTCttccaaattatttgaaaatacgaccatattttacttttatgcaTGTTTTGGAGAATTCTGTCAGGCAGGTAAAGTGTATATAGTTAGGCCTTCAGAGCTCCAACAAAGGAAGAGAGTTAGGAGAAAAGAATTGGTGAAAAAGTGAAATGTGTAGGTTTGTAGAGACCGCcaaagtaaactttttaaaactataaaacaatgaacattctatgagttttttaaggaaaaaaaatcagccatAATCACATAGAAGGCTTGTCGTATTCAAACAATTATGTAAACTGGTTAAACACTGTTTGCAAAGGCCTCAAAGAAGTAATTTAGTCTTCAATTCATTTATTAGATAAATGCCTGCCTGTTTCTACATTCAAAGGCTAAGGTGATGGGCTTCCTCTGACAGACTAATGACTATTAATGTCCATCTCAAGGACACTTGTCCTTGAGAACATGAAGACTCCTGACATCAGAAACTAAACATCCTAGAGTTTATATATCCCCGAAAACCTGTTcacagggaaaacaaacaaacaaaaacaaaaacaacaaaaaaacaactccttCAACTAAGCAAGAGGGTTCCAAACAAAATTCTAACTGTGGGATGAGTTCCAGGGTGACTTTTGTGGTTGAAGGGAGACCTGTAAATGGgaaaagagaggggaaaagaaTGAAGATCTAGTCACCCAGTGTTGGAGTCTAAACACATTCTTCATTTCATCCCCAACCTCCAGGAATACATTTCTCAGAAGTCGATATTGAGCCAGTCTCAGTGAGTCTGGAGGAAGAAAATCCAGGATCTGTCTGAATTGGTACTATTTATGGTTGTGTCACTTGGGCATGTCACCACACCTCTGTGGACCTGTTTCCTCATTCATGAAGTGCCTGGAATAACACTCTTGTCTTAGAGCTGTACAAAGGATCAAATGAGAGCCTATTTCTGAGTAGTTCTCAACTCTGACTGCATCTTAAAATAACTtgaggaatgaaaaaagaaatgttgatgCCTGAGTCCCATCTCGTAGGTTCCAACTGAATTGTTCTAGGGTGGGGTCTCAGCACCAGTGGGTTTTCAAAGCTTCCCAGATGACTCTAATATGCAGCCACTGCTGAGAGCCACAGGCCTACTGCTAAAGCAGCTCTTCTCAAACTATCCCATCCTGGAAGATTACCTGGGGATcctgctaaaatgcagattcgGATTCAACAGTGTGAGGCCTGGGATGCATTTCCCACAGGCTCCCAGTTTATGCTGGGCTGTTCTCACCCACACTCTGTCTACAGTAAGGTATTAAATGGCCACAAGGCACAATATAAATTCATCAAAATACAAAGTCATCCACTCCCTCTCCCCAAACTGTAACTTTTAGGGATGATGGTATCAGCTTCAGGAACgactttctttcctccttcttctgtTTTAGAGAGTAGTGTgtacaagatttttaaaagcacagaagGGTTGTACAAATAAAAGGTATCAATCACTCAGGTTATCTGTTAAGAGAACACTCATTTACAGTTAAAAGCACACCCACTTGCTGTGGTACCACTGCTCCCCACATTCGTTACAAATTACATAAGTCATCATTTGTTCATCTGGGTTTGAATTCCGCACCCAGCTGGGAAGGAAAAGTGTTCCTCTGTCAATTACAGTGACTTTGCAATTGTATTTCTCACAGcgtctgcattttattttatttgtctgtgTGCCATCAATTACTTGGGGAAGGTAATGTTCCTGGATACAAGATTCTGTGTAGGAGGCTCTCAACTGCTTCAGTTCCTTGTTTGCCATCTCCATGACAGTCATTTCAGCAAATTCTCGTGGAGACATGGTACCAGAGAGCAAGTTTTGTTGTAAGTGAGAATTTTTGGGGTTCTTCAAATTGGCAACTTTGCTTCTGAtgcaagttttatattttttgatattcTTTGAATAAAGGGTAAAAACATGCTCTTCAATTTCTCTTGCAAAGTTTTGCCACAAATCAGCTTTGGGTTGATCTGCGGAAGAACTAGTTAAAGCTGCGTAAAGAAGCTCTATGCATTTAGTTCTC
It includes:
- the TCEANC gene encoding transcription elongation factor A N-terminal and central domain-containing protein, which gives rise to MSDKNQIAARASLIEQLMSKRNFEDLGNHLTELETIYVTKEHLQETDVVRAVYRVLKNCPSVSLKNKAKCLLSKWKAVYKETHSKARNSPKLFPVRGNEENSGPSHDPSQDETLGICSSNSLSSQDVAKLSEMIVPENRAIQLKPKKEHFGDGGPESTGKRLSELLDPTTPMRTKCIELLYAALTSSSADQPKADLWQNFAREIEEHVFTLYSKNIKKYKTCIRSKVANLKNPKNSHLQQNLLSGTMSPREFAEMTVMEMANKELKQLRASYTESCIQEHYLPQVIDGTQTNKIKCRRCEKYNCKVTVIDRGTLFLPSWVRNSNPDEQMMTYVICNECGEQWYHSKWVCF